The genomic interval CTTTTCCTCATCCAAAAACCATTTGGGCAAGCCTTCGTCATCACGCATGTACTTATTATATGCATCATCAAGTATCTCTTCCCTGGTTTTCTTTGACAACATTTTCTTTGCACATGCCAATATTTCAGCTTTTCTATAGGTATCCATATCGTCCAACTCATCTGATGATGAGTCATCACTTGAATCAGTATCTGTATCTGGAGCAGGGACAATCTCAAAATCATCATCAGCCTTCTTAGCTTTGATCTCATGATTAAAATTGGACCCAGCAACACGATTTTCAGACTTTTCTTCAACATTTTTAACCGTCTTTTCCAGGGGCTTCTCAGGCAGGGGTAATTTATCTTCTGGCTTTTCAACCTGCATCTCGTCCTCACTATCAGACTTCTCCAAATCACCCTGCTCTACAGCTTCAGCAAAGATCGCCTGACTAAACCAGTTATTCGTAACCTCCTCCTGAGTTGCTCCTTCCCCATCATCAAGAGCATCTAAGAGAGGATTCTTTTCCTGATCAGCCTCATCTCTGTCTGAATCATAGTCAGATGGAATCGTATCTTCCCTGTCAACATCCTGAGCAGCAGAAAGCAACAACTAAGAATATGATTGAAAAACCAACCCTCCAGCCGGAAAACCAAATTACGCTTGGCAGCACTtttcagatatatatatatatatatatatatatatatatatagagagagagagagagagagagagagggtgcAAGGTCATATTTTAATCATCTGCTCACAGATTTGCAGAAACAAACCGAGactataaagtataaacataAAAATTAGAAATCCCAAACAATTAccactttcttttctttaaaaCATACCTCCAAACTTTGAGCCTCTTCTTTCATACGCTTTCGCTGCTTTGCACTTCCCTCCTTTTTTGTCACATAATTTTCATACGCTTGATCCATAAGCTCTTCCATTTTTGCATCATATCtaaaaacatacatatgatTAATTAAGTGCATACAGACTACATAAACTTGTATCATTCAATCTGATATAAGGGACAAGATGTATAACCTTCTACGGCCATCATCAGAGTCTGCATCACTGGAAGATGCTTCCTCAGGTTTTTCTTGCATGTCCTCGTTTTCGCTAACTGACAGCTCCCCATCCTCACCATCATATTCAGTGGAATCAATCGCTACAAGATCTTTCTTACCCTGAATACCAGTGATAAAACCACCTTATTTATCTTCAGAAATACACAATAACACATTTGTTTGCTTCAAACACCAATAAGAGCATAGCACCATCTAATGTCGGGTATCACCAAATTGCAGAAACATTACACTCATGCTCATCTATGTGGATCACAAATGTATGTTATATCAAGACATCATGCTCCAGAACGAACGATTATAAGCTATCTTAGCATCGTGCCAAGGGATGAAATTGCATTTTTCACAAAATATGAGCCACCAAAGATTACAAACATCGCAGACTAAACGAGTATAGCATACCTTGATTGCAGATAGAGAAAACAGATTATCATCTGTATAACCATCTTGCATTGCATCTATTTGCATCCCTGTTGCCTTCCGAACCTTGTCCTGGAAATTATAGAAAACATCAATGAGCAAGATGATTGTATATGGATTTTATGTGCTTTCACTTGTCTGGAAAAATCATATCCTTACACTACAAGGCCCTTCGGAACTAATTTAATACTAAAATGTATTGACACAACTTCAAATTATAGAACATGTAATAAATCGCCATAGGAATTTGGCAAATTAAGAATTAAATCAATTGTTGTAGCTTCATTTAATGGCCAAAAACATTCATGATGCTGACAGTAGCATTCTATCTGCACTAGTATGAAAGGTTAGTTTCTTAATCGATACATAGATGCAAATTTCAATTAACTTTTCAATTTCATGATTGCCAAGCAGGAAATAGGGAAAGAAAATCAACAAAGAGATCATCTCCTGCAAGACTATATGACTAATATGAAATAAACGAGTAAAATGAAAGGGGGGGAGGGGGTGGGGTTGTTGATTCCTTGCAATCAAACAGAGAGTTCTCTATTTCCACAAtttgatgcatatatatgaaCAAGAAAAGGAATACCAACCTGAGCACGTTTCTTGGCTTGAAGCTTCTTTTCTCGTTTCTTCTTGCGCTCCATTGCATTTGTAAGCTCTTCCATTTCATTTAGTATTCTGTCATCATCAGCCTCCTTATTTTCCTTTCCAACATCGGGGGCAGTAGTAACAACAGCTTTCTCAGAAGGAGACAAGGCCTTCTTTATCTGCACTCGCCACCTAAATGAAAAATCAAGCATTACCTATTAGTCTTCAGCACAGAAATACTGAAATTCTTCATGGCCAGCAAATACATTACagttaaattattttcattctATTTCCAGTACAATGGGGAATATCCATTTTTACAATCACCTTTCAACCCTTTTGCATTCGTTAAAAACAAAATGTAATATCTTCTATGAAAAGCAGTTGGGAGTTATCCATTCCTTCCAAAGAGTTAAAACAACCCATCAACTAAATGTCAAAACCTCAAATTAAGCCACAATGTCAGTGATAGCAGGGAGTTAGTGTTTGACAGCACTTACATGACCCTAGTTGAATAAGATAGCCCACTTTGGTTAAAGATATTCAGGCAGACAAATCAACAATTGGAGATGTATGCATCCAAATAGCAGGACAAGACATATACCACAGCTGAATTTAAGGTATCTACTTGATATGCAACATACAATTTAGTCACTCTAGTTTTGATCAGATTTCAAATCCTACTTCCAATATGTTTGCTGTGGTTCCAAACTTGTATATGAAGAGGAGGTTGAAACTACCTAAAAAAACAGGTGGCCTTAAAGAACTATGATATCAACAAACCCAACAATGATCCTACGGCAGCAAATAAGTATGTACTATACTTGTGATACAAGATCCAAGAGGcaaacatgaaaaaaaaaagtgttccTTACTTCAATAGATGCTTGAAATCTTGCTTCCCCAAGACACGCAGATCATCACATAGAATTTTAACCTGTTGAACCACAAACATTGAAGTAAAAGGAAGACTAAGAGTATCCagattataaaaaattaaggAAATAGCATATAAAAAGATGAATAGATGTAGTTACCTCATCTGTTGTCAAAGCATGATCCTTAATGGGCAAAGATGCATCATCAAATGTTATGGAAGTAACAGATCCAAGAATATCAAGAGGATTCTCAGACCAAATGAAGTCAGCAGCTGAAGACACTTTCCTCAAAATTGTGTCTCCGTCTTCGTACCTgcatatagaacacaatcaaACATCTATAACGATAAAATAAACTTCTGTTGACATACCAACAGCTACAATAATTTAATTCTGCACATAAGAACAGCAATGTAGGGGTAACACtcctaaaaacaaaaacagtttCATACTTCTCAAGCTTATGCTACAtacttctcaaaaaaaaaattgtatgcaCTAACAATAACAACAGAGGCCATTTCACGATATAAAACACATTGTAGTCAATGGATGCTTGATATTAACCAAATAAAAATCAGAACAGAAAGTTTACCCATCACGgtgtcttttttgttttgttcctCTTAGTACGTCCACCACCTACATCAAGGAAAGTTGACGATATTATACAACAATAATCACAACAAGAAGGATAGAAAATAACATGTACACAAACGGAGAAATCACTCCATCTCCTCTCATAAAATTACCTTCTTTGGAGGTTCCACTGCTTTAAACAGATGCTTCATATCAAGTAGCCGAGGATCAATCTTTGCAGGAGCTTTGTACTTAAAACCCAAGAGATATGTCTCCGCAGACGCACTACGACTAGCTGATGGTTTATACTGTTCAACCTTCTCAAATAACTGCAAAGCATTTCCCATTCCAGAATCAGCTAAACACATCGAACCAAACTAACAAATGTGTTATCCattaccaaaaacaaaaaaaaacaaatgtgtTATCAGTAATAATGGGGAAATTCACCTCCTTAAGGCAAAACAAGACTGCATTATAATCTTGTGACCTGAAAATCTGAAACAAAAcacgaaataaataaattcaagACAAAATGTAATAATGAATAGAGTTAAAACACTACTAAGATTACATACTCGAAATTCGATATGGCGAAAATATCGATTTTTAATTACCTTGGTGACAAATGTGCCCTTGGGAGCCAAGAGCTGAGTGGCGAGCTTCACCGAGTCAATAACCAAAGCATTCTGCGACGTAGCTTCCGACGACCAAGCTCCACCGACGTTTGGGGAGCCATCGTGAAGGACCAAATCGAAGGCGGAGCAGCCTTGCTCCTTCATGAGCCGCCTGAGTTTGGCGACGCACTCGGTCCTGGTGATGTCCTGCTGGATGGAGAAGGCGCCGCGGATGGGGGCGATGGGGACTAAGTCGACGCCGACGACGAGGCTGCCGACGGGGACGCGCTGGACGGCGACTTGCATCCAACCGCCGGGGGCGGCGCAGAGATCGAGGACGGCGTGGGAGGAGTGGAGGAAGGAGTGCTTGGCGTCGAGCTGGAGAAGCTTCCATGAGGCACGGGAGCGGTAGCCGTGCTCTTTGGCGAGGTGGTAGTACTTGTCAAGACGATGCTTTCCCTTCACCTTCCCCATTgctatttctctctctctctctctctctctctctctctctgcttctGTGTTTTGCCAATTAGGGTTTTGATGGGTTTAGGTTTTTATAGTCTGCATATTTCTTAACTAAAGGCCCCTGTTATTTTCAGAAGAAAAATGTCACCGCCTcagtaattatatttttactatttcgataaatttattaataaaGGGGAACTGGCATCTCATCTCATGTTTTGAGTTGTAACTTTGCGGTGGTATTCGGTTTGAACGAttagttttatgttttgagttGTAACTTTGGGGTGGTATTTGGTTTGAACGGTTCAGTTTTAGACTAAAACTGAAAACTGAACTGAATTTTTACTTCGGTTCACAGTTtttcgacaactcaaattgaaatataaattgaACAGTTCAGTTCAGTTCAGTCCggttttttcgattttttctAATCTCtatttaaataatttgttAACATAACTATTACAAACAAGGATTATAAACTACTAAGTTccaaattaaattacatttcAAGTTAAAATGGTAGCAGAACCAGGAGTACTAGTAAAAGTTGCTTTCCTCTTCAATATCTTCACGATGAACGGTTGTTTTCCTCATCAAAGTAGTGTCGGAATACTATCCTCTAAAagttgtcacgaccccgaatttcgaatgatatcaattcgaattcgaagccatgaaaactctaaaacaatctcaataaatcgaaatcatcttatcgtcacagcgtatcattactgagttcataaaaCGTCTCAGTCGAATTGATTATTATAAagccaatttataattcaagcattatatcaaatggaaatgtgaaaatcctctcaatcctcaccacaaataaaatgaagaaaCTTCGAAGTCTTTAGAGTAGTCCATCAATTCTAGAGGTGGGCACGGGATGGGACTGGACggagctcatcccacgtctcgtcccactcttttgaatcgggacgggatcgggacgggacgggacaaatctcaccttcctatgaagttaaataaaaacctatatttttaatttttcattaattaagtaacattcaataatgaaattttaacaaaaaaaatgcatattatgttcaaaatattataatttaccgttattatttgagttaatataattttggagtaattaagaacataaattagtttcattttgatacaaatatgtaagaacttttaagttttcattaaaggtgggacgagacgggacgaagtgggatagaaattattcgtcccacgtcccatcccactattaagaaatgggacgggatcgggacgggacgaacgtttttagacctccgtgttgtccctatgaatttcgggacgggatcaggatttccattttttatgcccactcCTAGCCAATTCtgttaatccacacctgcggaactatcccctacaccatcgaataggtgcaccgggattgcaaacacaacccgataagctttgcaactcgtatgagtaaagcaacaatataacatgcatagtaatacaagagtaaatactgaaaacattcaattataaatgtactcatgagtcaaaggatgacccatctggttgtttaataatatctgaaaatataagtgctcatgagaaatcaggcaactcatctgtttacccaattatatttataataggggtactcatgagacccaggtactcatccgTTACCCATTATGCAGTATACCGCCGAGCATTGGACAACCCATCTATCACCCAATAtcccaaaatatgggtactcataagttggtaacccatctgttacccctcatgcagtacaccggtaAACAGACtatagctctaactgtatcgtaactgtcgcctgACCAAGGCTaagttccgacatgccaacacgtccgaagacaacaaaaacgttttaacataactcaagtttaaaccacgtacaaaacaatcctcacatgttattgtacaaaaccaagtgacatgctcaaataaaataaatatcaatgctataaatgaacttatttgaaaacgggaatatgacagtatataatatagcaacccatatatatgtatcgatattaccaattatacacatacacaacccactatatcatatacatatcatagttcaatcttttaaaatatgtgtaattatgaatctccgctaagggtagattcgtcactgtgagattttactcaccttatttttcctgagcgtaaattccacaatttcgaAAGTGAAACCTTTACTTATCGCGTCGATCACCTAGGTTCGATAAGAAGtgattagaaacgttacgtaaacctcaaatgccgaaacagtactaatgttttactgttcagcaattttcggtttttacgaaattactgtttacgtaaatactattcatgtattaatgTTCATGTACGTATT from Argentina anserina chromosome 2, drPotAnse1.1, whole genome shotgun sequence carries:
- the LOC126805520 gene encoding adoMet-dependent rRNA methyltransferase spb1, which translates into the protein MGKVKGKHRLDKYYHLAKEHGYRSRASWKLLQLDAKHSFLHSSHAVLDLCAAPGGWMQVAVQRVPVGSLVVGVDLVPIAPIRGAFSIQQDITRTECVAKLRRLMKEQGCSAFDLVLHDGSPNVGGAWSSEATSQNALVIDSVKLATQLLAPKGTFVTKIFRSQDYNAVLFCLKELFEKVEQYKPSASRSASAETYLLGFKYKAPAKIDPRLLDMKHLFKAVEPPKKVVDVLRGTKQKRHRDGYEDGDTILRKVSSAADFIWSENPLDILGSVTSITFDDASLPIKDHALTTDEVKILCDDLRVLGKQDFKHLLKWRVQIKKALSPSEKAVVTTAPDVGKENKEADDDRILNEMEELTNAMERKKKREKKLQAKKRAQDKVRKATGMQIDAMQDGYTDDNLFSLSAIKGKKDLVAIDSTEYDGEDGELSVSENEDMQEKPEEASSSDADSDDGRRRYDAKMEELMDQAYENYVTKKEGSAKQRKRMKEEAQSLEDVDREDTIPSDYDSDRDEADQEKNPLLDALDDGEGATQEEVTNNWFSQAIFAEAVEQGDLEKSDSEDEMQVEKPEDKLPLPEKPLEKTVKNVEEKSENRVAGSNFNHEIKAKKADDDFEIVPAPDTDTDSSDDSSSDELDDMDTYRKAEILACAKKMLSKKTREEILDDAYNKYMRDDEGLPKWFLDEEKKHRRPIRPVTKEEINAMKAQFKEINARPAKKVVEAKARKKRVAMRKLEKIRKKANVISDQADISDRSKSKQIDQLYKKAVPKRPKKEYVVAKKGVQVKVGPGKVRVDARMKKDARGRGTGNKWAGKGSEKKGKNTKEKRGKGKGSGKFSGGKPSGKKGGSKGRKMGMHD